Proteins co-encoded in one Streptomyces sp. NBC_01283 genomic window:
- a CDS encoding pyridoxal-phosphate dependent enzyme, which translates to MKAPDLLRLSENVVLARFETMKVYAALGAVRTLLERGTVRPGQTLVDSSSGIYALALAMACHRYGLGCHIVASTTVDAAMRAQLEILGATVDQMPPSDSLRLDQERRVHRVRQLLAGRTDLHWMRQYHDGVHYAGYEEFADLVDAALPDAPLTVVGAVGTGASTGGLVQPLRLRGRAVRLLGLQPFGSVTFGSEDFSDPEAIIAGIGSSIPFDNVRHDLYDTLHWVDFRHAMAGAVDLLRAHAVFAGLSTGAAHLVTAWEAARDPDRMHLVIGADTGHRYTERVFSRHQEALDPRTLKPHQITDLADLALPWSVMEWNRRSYDVRTKKHDEHQKHDKHEKEGKTS; encoded by the coding sequence ATGAAGGCCCCCGACCTGCTGCGGCTCTCCGAAAACGTCGTCCTCGCACGCTTCGAGACGATGAAGGTGTACGCGGCGCTCGGCGCCGTCCGCACCCTCCTGGAGCGCGGCACCGTCAGGCCCGGCCAGACCCTCGTAGACAGCTCCAGCGGCATCTACGCCCTTGCCCTCGCCATGGCCTGCCACCGCTACGGACTCGGCTGCCACATCGTCGCCTCCACCACCGTCGACGCGGCGATGCGGGCCCAGCTGGAGATCCTCGGGGCCACGGTGGACCAGATGCCGCCCTCCGACAGCCTGCGGCTCGACCAGGAGCGGCGGGTGCACCGCGTGCGTCAACTACTGGCCGGGCGAACCGACTTGCACTGGATGCGCCAGTACCACGACGGAGTCCACTACGCCGGTTACGAGGAGTTCGCGGATCTGGTCGACGCCGCGCTGCCCGATGCCCCGCTGACCGTGGTGGGCGCCGTCGGCACCGGCGCATCCACCGGAGGTCTCGTCCAGCCGTTGCGGCTACGCGGCCGTGCGGTAAGGCTGCTGGGACTGCAGCCCTTCGGCAGCGTCACGTTCGGCAGCGAGGACTTCAGCGATCCCGAGGCGATCATCGCCGGGATCGGCAGCTCGATCCCCTTCGACAACGTCCGGCACGACCTGTACGACACCCTCCACTGGGTCGACTTCCGGCACGCCATGGCGGGAGCCGTCGATCTGCTGCGCGCTCACGCGGTGTTCGCCGGTCTCTCCACGGGGGCCGCCCACCTCGTCACAGCATGGGAGGCGGCCCGCGACCCGGACCGGATGCACCTCGTGATCGGCGCCGACACGGGACACCGCTACACCGAGCGGGTCTTCTCCCGTCACCAGGAGGCGCTCGACCCGCGCACCCTCAAGCCGCACCAGATCACGGACCTGGCCGACCTCGCGCTGCCGTGGTCGGTGATGGAGTGGAACCGGCGCAGCTACGACGTACGCACGAAGAAGCACGACGAGCACCAGAAGCACGACAAGCACGAGAAGGAGGGGAAGACATCGTGA
- a CDS encoding ABC transporter substrate-binding protein, with protein sequence MIRPPLPRALAAAVLLTTGLLTTACGAEVEPTAKNRAETVTVSNCGKDVTYTRPKRPVAYDVSGAEKMFSLGLADRMRGYVMNKLGDPSIKGSPWRADYADVERLGTERITREIVADAKADFVLAGWNSGFSEERGITPALLKKIGAASYLHTETCWDYGDKNVDVTPLEALYTDLDNLGRIFGVEKRAEKAVTGLKQRVAALKKTWPEKGDPAKVFVYDSGTDQPFTAGRHAAPNDIIKAAGATNVFDDLDKGWTTVGWEPVIKAKPEVIVIIDYADQPAKEKIAYLKSLSSLKSVPAVKESRFFVMSYGDAVSGPRNVKGAEDLGGYLRSVGR encoded by the coding sequence ATGATCCGACCACCGCTGCCCCGCGCGCTGGCAGCCGCCGTGCTGCTGACGACCGGGCTCCTGACCACCGCCTGCGGCGCCGAGGTCGAGCCGACGGCGAAGAACAGGGCGGAGACGGTCACCGTCTCCAACTGCGGCAAGGACGTCACGTACACCCGTCCGAAGCGTCCGGTGGCCTACGACGTCAGCGGCGCCGAGAAGATGTTCTCCCTCGGCCTCGCCGACCGGATGCGCGGCTACGTCATGAACAAGCTCGGCGACCCCTCCATCAAGGGCTCGCCCTGGCGCGCGGACTACGCCGACGTGGAACGCCTCGGCACCGAGCGCATCACCCGCGAGATCGTGGCCGACGCCAAGGCCGACTTCGTCCTCGCCGGCTGGAACTCCGGCTTCAGCGAGGAGCGCGGCATCACGCCCGCCCTCCTGAAGAAGATCGGTGCCGCAAGCTACCTCCACACCGAGACGTGCTGGGACTACGGCGACAAGAACGTCGACGTCACACCCCTGGAGGCGCTCTACACGGACCTGGACAACCTGGGCCGGATCTTCGGCGTCGAGAAGCGCGCCGAGAAGGCCGTCACCGGCCTCAAGCAGCGCGTCGCCGCACTGAAGAAGACCTGGCCCGAGAAGGGCGACCCGGCCAAGGTCTTCGTCTACGACTCGGGCACCGATCAGCCGTTCACCGCCGGACGCCATGCCGCACCGAACGACATCATCAAGGCCGCCGGCGCCACCAACGTCTTCGACGACCTGGACAAGGGCTGGACGACGGTGGGCTGGGAGCCCGTGATCAAGGCGAAGCCCGAGGTCATCGTCATCATCGACTACGCCGACCAACCCGCCAAGGAGAAGATCGCCTACCTGAAGTCACTCTCCAGCCTCAAGTCGGTACCGGCCGTGAAGGAGAGCCGCTTCTTCGTCATGTCCTACGGCGACGCCGTCAGCGGCCCGCGCAACGTCAAGGGCGCCGAAGACCTGGGCGGCTACCTCCGGTCGGTCGGACGGTGA
- a CDS encoding class I SAM-dependent methyltransferase, giving the protein MHWYEDDGFWSDFSETMFSERRRAETADVVARSPLLAFPAGSRVLDLCCGPGLYLVPLVRRGYTVTGVDLSAELLKRARAVCEDAAVDVRLIRADMLTHVEPESYDVVLNVFTSFGYFDDARDNAQVLRNAHDSLAPGGQLLIDVMGKEVLAGWIGRPQVVELDGAYVVQRDTVLDDWTRLRTDWTLVRDGGAREASITSFLYSAAELRTLFEDAGFTGVECFGGFDEEPYDQHARRLIVRGTKPGR; this is encoded by the coding sequence ATGCACTGGTACGAGGACGACGGATTCTGGTCCGACTTCTCCGAGACGATGTTCTCCGAGCGGCGGCGGGCGGAAACGGCGGACGTCGTCGCCCGCTCGCCACTGCTCGCGTTCCCGGCGGGCAGCCGCGTCCTCGACCTGTGCTGTGGGCCGGGCCTGTACCTGGTGCCGCTGGTGCGCCGCGGCTACACGGTCACCGGTGTCGACCTCAGCGCGGAACTCCTGAAGCGGGCCCGCGCCGTGTGCGAGGACGCCGCGGTCGACGTCCGCCTGATCCGGGCGGACATGCTCACCCACGTCGAGCCGGAGTCGTACGACGTGGTGCTCAACGTCTTCACCTCCTTCGGCTACTTCGACGACGCGCGGGACAACGCCCAAGTGCTGCGCAACGCGCATGACTCGCTGGCGCCCGGCGGGCAGCTGCTGATCGACGTGATGGGCAAAGAAGTGCTCGCCGGCTGGATCGGCCGCCCCCAAGTCGTCGAACTCGACGGCGCGTACGTGGTACAGCGCGACACCGTCCTGGACGACTGGACGCGGCTGCGGACCGACTGGACCCTCGTACGGGACGGGGGCGCGCGCGAGGCCTCGATCACCTCCTTCCTCTACAGCGCGGCCGAGCTGCGCACGCTCTTCGAGGACGCCGGGTTCACCGGCGTGGAGTGCTTCGGCGGCTTCGACGAAGAGCCGTACGACCAGCACGCGCGGCGATTGATCGTGCGAGGGACCAAGCCCGGCCGCTGA
- a CDS encoding ABC transporter ATP-binding protein: MTLELRGLSVEAAGRALVDRLDIEVETGRIVGLVGPNGSGKSTALRCVYRALRPTSGAVLLDGADLATLKLRDSARSIAALTQESHTELDFTVGEVVALGRAPHARGNQPLTAPEQALCRQAMDRLDVTHLADRSVLTLSGGERQRVLVARALVQEPRVLVLDEPTNHLDIRHQVELLSFLRGSGLTVLTALHDLNLAAAACDSIAVLSSGSLVATGIPAEVLNPELIRKVFGVDATVVHHPRTGTPHLVYDLAPAGSPASADALPEGPHS, translated from the coding sequence ATGACCCTCGAACTGCGGGGACTCTCGGTCGAGGCGGCAGGGCGCGCCCTGGTCGACCGGCTGGACATCGAGGTGGAGACGGGGCGGATCGTCGGGCTCGTCGGCCCGAACGGCAGCGGCAAGTCCACGGCGTTGCGGTGCGTCTACCGCGCGCTGAGACCGACGTCGGGCGCCGTGCTCCTGGACGGTGCCGACCTGGCGACCCTGAAGCTGCGCGACAGCGCCCGGTCGATCGCCGCGCTCACCCAGGAGAGCCACACCGAACTCGACTTCACGGTCGGGGAGGTCGTGGCCCTCGGCCGTGCCCCGCACGCCCGCGGCAACCAGCCCCTCACCGCGCCCGAACAGGCCCTGTGCCGACAGGCGATGGACCGCCTCGACGTCACCCATCTCGCGGACCGCAGCGTGCTCACCCTCTCCGGCGGCGAGCGGCAGCGCGTGCTCGTCGCGCGCGCCCTCGTCCAGGAACCCCGCGTCCTGGTCCTCGACGAGCCCACCAACCACCTGGACATCCGCCACCAGGTGGAGCTGCTCTCCTTCCTGCGCGGATCGGGCCTCACCGTGCTCACGGCCCTCCACGACCTCAATCTGGCGGCCGCCGCCTGCGACAGCATCGCCGTCCTGAGCTCCGGCTCCCTGGTCGCCACGGGCATCCCGGCGGAAGTCCTGAACCCCGAGCTGATCCGCAAGGTGTTCGGCGTCGACGCCACCGTCGTCCACCACCCGCGCACCGGAACGCCCCACCTCGTCTACGACCTCGCCCCCGCCGGCTCCCCGGCATCCGCCGACGCCCTACCAGAAGGACCGCACTCATGA
- a CDS encoding FecCD family ABC transporter permease, producing the protein MTEATTGTAAPEAVSHQPVAGRAGRGRLVTTLTVLSVTLVVSVLAGIALGPTVVPLGDVVRFLTAALTGGSIGADDVTGYSIVWHVRTPRVLLAAVVGAGLSVVGVAIQALVRNALADPFVLGISSGASVGATAVVVFGVFAGLGVYALSAAAFLGALGATVLVYLAARGPLGLTPLRLVLTGVALAYGFQALMSVLVFLSPNGQAARTVLFWLLGSLGSASWESLPLAAGAVLVTVVVLLRQSRSLDVLSLGDETAASLGVDAEALRRRLFLLTAAVTGLIVAVSGAIGFVGLVLPHVVRILVGSTHRRVLAVAPLAGAVFLVWVDLVARTAFAPEELPLGVITALIGVPVFIVLMRRRGYLFGGR; encoded by the coding sequence ATGACCGAGGCCACCACCGGGACCGCTGCCCCGGAGGCAGTTTCCCACCAGCCGGTCGCGGGCAGAGCGGGCCGCGGCCGGCTCGTGACCACGCTGACCGTGCTCTCCGTGACGCTGGTCGTCTCCGTCCTCGCCGGGATCGCGCTGGGCCCGACCGTCGTACCGCTCGGGGACGTCGTGCGTTTCCTGACCGCCGCTCTCACCGGCGGCAGCATCGGGGCCGACGACGTGACCGGCTACTCCATCGTCTGGCACGTGCGCACCCCACGCGTGCTGCTCGCCGCCGTGGTCGGTGCGGGGCTCTCGGTCGTCGGCGTCGCCATCCAGGCACTGGTGCGCAACGCCCTCGCGGACCCGTTCGTGCTCGGCATCTCCTCGGGCGCCTCCGTCGGGGCCACGGCGGTCGTGGTGTTCGGGGTCTTCGCCGGACTCGGCGTCTACGCGCTGTCCGCCGCCGCGTTCCTCGGTGCGCTCGGCGCCACCGTGCTGGTGTATCTCGCCGCGCGCGGCCCGCTCGGCCTGACACCCCTGCGCCTGGTTCTCACCGGCGTCGCGCTGGCCTACGGGTTCCAGGCGCTGATGAGCGTGCTCGTCTTCCTCTCCCCGAACGGCCAGGCCGCGCGCACGGTGCTGTTCTGGCTGCTCGGCAGCCTCGGCTCGGCGTCCTGGGAGTCGCTGCCGCTGGCGGCCGGTGCCGTCCTGGTGACGGTCGTGGTGCTGCTGCGCCAGAGCCGGTCGCTCGACGTGCTTTCGCTGGGCGACGAGACCGCGGCCAGCCTGGGCGTGGACGCGGAGGCGCTGCGCCGCCGCCTCTTCCTCCTCACGGCGGCGGTCACCGGCCTCATCGTCGCGGTCAGCGGAGCGATCGGCTTCGTCGGGCTCGTCCTGCCGCACGTCGTACGCATCCTCGTCGGTTCGACGCACCGCCGGGTCCTGGCCGTCGCCCCGCTCGCCGGGGCCGTCTTCCTGGTCTGGGTCGACCTCGTGGCCCGCACCGCGTTCGCCCCGGAGGAACTGCCGCTCGGGGTCATCACCGCGCTGATCGGCGTCCCCGTGTTCATCGTGCTGATGCGCCGCCGCGGCTATCTGTTCGGAGGGCGGTAG
- a CDS encoding ATP-grasp domain-containing protein, with protein MTIAALEALTFGLGRLLEAAEAAGHRLCLLTGDRAVYRHELDRLEPGALDIVDVDTRDAAASAAALAAVPGLKGLINSTDTWSVPGADLAAELGLPGPDPAAVRVLRDKSRVRNLLHEQNLSSGSALTIPAEPAAADEVLRQIGLPVVLKDSAGTSSRNVWLVRDERQLHTALREAAQRPFSGRLFAEPLFAGPVYSAETLSWPGETKLLGVLSRQMSPEPSVREEAAAFPVALPEPQFALIQDWVARVLETAGHDAGFAHVEFVLTAEGPELVEINRRIGGALVGEALCRALRTNVYDAMIAVALGLRPALLDAPAATGPATGFVLVYPDRPGTLTGWTGVDGLAAFPGSPEWYPTAAPGDRLEHVSDQRGCTGIVLTEGATAELALHRALSAAGSIRPLVAADAPA; from the coding sequence GTGACGATCGCCGCCCTGGAAGCACTCACCTTCGGCCTCGGACGGCTGTTGGAAGCGGCCGAGGCCGCCGGGCACCGGCTCTGCCTGCTCACGGGCGACCGCGCCGTCTACCGGCACGAACTGGACCGGCTGGAACCGGGAGCACTCGACATCGTCGACGTCGACACCCGTGACGCGGCCGCGTCCGCCGCGGCGCTCGCCGCCGTGCCCGGCCTGAAGGGGCTCATCAACTCGACCGACACCTGGAGCGTGCCGGGCGCGGATCTCGCCGCCGAACTCGGTTTGCCGGGCCCCGATCCGGCCGCGGTCCGTGTCCTGCGGGACAAGTCCCGGGTGCGCAACCTCCTCCACGAACAGAACCTGAGCAGCGGCTCCGCCCTCACGATCCCGGCCGAGCCCGCGGCGGCCGACGAGGTGCTCCGGCAGATCGGCCTGCCGGTGGTCCTCAAGGACTCGGCGGGCACCTCCTCCCGCAACGTATGGCTGGTACGCGACGAGCGGCAGCTGCACACCGCTCTCCGTGAAGCCGCCCAACGCCCCTTCTCCGGGCGGCTGTTCGCGGAACCCCTCTTCGCCGGGCCCGTCTACAGCGCGGAGACGCTCAGCTGGCCGGGGGAGACGAAGCTCCTGGGTGTGCTCAGCCGCCAGATGTCTCCCGAGCCGTCCGTCCGCGAGGAGGCCGCCGCCTTCCCCGTGGCCCTGCCGGAACCGCAGTTCGCCCTGATCCAGGACTGGGTGGCGCGCGTCCTGGAGACGGCGGGCCATGACGCGGGCTTCGCGCACGTCGAGTTCGTCCTCACCGCCGAGGGACCGGAGCTCGTCGAGATCAACCGCCGCATCGGCGGCGCGCTGGTCGGCGAGGCACTGTGCCGCGCCCTGCGCACCAACGTGTACGACGCGATGATCGCCGTGGCACTGGGCCTGCGCCCCGCCCTGCTCGACGCTCCGGCGGCCACGGGCCCCGCCACGGGATTCGTCCTCGTCTACCCCGACCGGCCCGGCACCCTCACCGGATGGACCGGCGTGGACGGTCTCGCCGCCTTCCCCGGCTCGCCCGAGTGGTACCCCACCGCAGCCCCCGGTGACCGCCTGGAGCACGTGAGCGATCAGCGCGGGTGCACCGGGATCGTCCTGACCGAGGGTGCGACCGCGGAACTCGCCCTGCACCGTGCGCTCAGCGCGGCGGGGAGCATACGGCCGCTCGTCGCCGCCGACGCCCCGGCGTGA
- a CDS encoding serine hydrolase domain-containing protein codes for MTETPPLGDLMWSRGYTDPAWVRRYTAAGREISPSRRVWRGAAPAPALPAGPQDLDALEISAPNGSSLRLPELFAAAQTDAVVVLHRGAVVHERYFHGTEPHTPHFNASAAKSYLGLAAATLAHEGLLDRTALVTHYVPELAGTAFGEARVDHLLHMGTQMSYAGRRFDKSIEAQRYFAVVGPQLRPYGYSGPACIREHLATARTTGIPGTEFRYENGNVEALAEVLRRITGKSTSALLGDLIWSHLGAEEDAYYILDPEGVEAACGGFSASARDVARLGEMLRRGGAVGERQVVPEAVASTIVSGVPDGYPRRVRFPAAPPDSPATLSYHDLWWILNDPYDSFMASGIHGQRLFVSPRLDLVVAHFASQVMSPAVPPAPLVHAFQQIGVHLSTATAA; via the coding sequence ATGACCGAGACACCGCCGCTGGGTGACCTCATGTGGAGCCGGGGCTACACGGACCCCGCCTGGGTGCGGCGCTACACGGCCGCGGGCCGCGAGATCTCACCCAGCCGACGGGTGTGGCGCGGCGCGGCCCCCGCCCCCGCACTGCCCGCCGGTCCGCAGGACCTGGACGCCCTGGAGATCTCCGCGCCGAACGGGTCCTCGCTCAGGCTGCCGGAACTGTTCGCCGCCGCCCAGACCGACGCCGTCGTGGTGCTGCACCGCGGAGCCGTCGTCCACGAGCGCTACTTCCACGGCACCGAGCCGCACACACCCCACTTCAACGCCTCCGCGGCCAAGTCCTACCTGGGCCTCGCCGCGGCGACGCTCGCGCACGAGGGCCTCCTGGACCGCACGGCCCTGGTGACGCACTACGTCCCCGAGCTGGCGGGCACGGCGTTCGGTGAGGCCCGGGTCGACCACCTGCTCCACATGGGCACACAGATGAGCTACGCGGGCCGTCGCTTCGACAAGTCCATCGAGGCCCAGCGCTACTTCGCCGTCGTGGGGCCCCAACTGAGGCCCTACGGCTACAGCGGGCCCGCGTGCATCCGCGAACACCTCGCCACCGCACGGACGACCGGCATACCGGGAACCGAGTTCCGCTACGAGAACGGCAACGTCGAGGCCCTCGCCGAGGTCCTGCGCCGGATCACCGGGAAGAGCACCTCCGCCCTGCTCGGCGATCTGATCTGGTCCCACCTGGGCGCGGAGGAGGACGCGTACTACATCCTCGACCCCGAAGGCGTCGAAGCCGCGTGCGGCGGATTCAGCGCCTCGGCCCGCGACGTGGCCCGGCTCGGCGAGATGCTCCGCCGCGGAGGGGCGGTGGGGGAGCGCCAGGTCGTGCCGGAGGCCGTCGCCTCCACCATCGTCAGCGGCGTCCCCGACGGCTACCCCCGACGTGTCCGCTTCCCGGCCGCGCCGCCCGACTCGCCCGCCACCCTCTCGTACCACGACCTGTGGTGGATCCTGAACGACCCCTACGACTCCTTCATGGCCAGCGGGATCCACGGTCAGCGTCTGTTCGTCTCACCCCGGCTCGACCTCGTCGTCGCGCACTTCGCCTCCCAGGTCATGTCGCCCGCGGTCCCACCGGCGCCGCTCGTCCACGCCTTCCAGCAGATCGGCGTCCACCTGAGCACTGCCACCGCCGCCTGA
- a CDS encoding MFS transporter, with protein sequence MATPHTSSRTAPKALEKHPESPEFDRRRAWLITAMVVAFMLINYADKSVLGLAAVPIMDELDISNSTYGVISSSFSILFSLSGLVVGFVSSRISSRALLFTMALLWAVAQLPVLVVAAVPTLIAGRVLLGAAEGPAASMSMHALYKWFPLDRRGLPSALQISGAALGTLIAAPVVTWLITAFGWRSAFAALAVTSLTWSLIWWRVGHDGPYGQARPRGSGGSGSSGTSAPQPSEPRLPYRKLLLNGTVVGSIAGAFGASWALAVSHAWLPAYFRTQLDMTPGGAAAAISGISAFSFVLLLAVSPFADALNRRGVSSRWANGAPQGIAVVVAGLAMASFSFVGDGRLQVPLIAVAFGANAIVFPLHYMTTAAVVPTHQRGALFGIVAATGTLPGLVAPFLTGHLLDTAGSQSAGYTASFLLSAAVMLLSGLTALVYIRPERDARRLGLAPVGSAQADAPAQAGASKPLAQ encoded by the coding sequence ATGGCCACTCCGCACACCTCGTCGCGCACGGCACCAAAGGCGCTCGAAAAGCACCCGGAGTCACCGGAGTTCGACCGGCGCCGCGCCTGGCTCATCACCGCGATGGTCGTCGCGTTCATGCTGATCAACTACGCCGACAAGTCCGTCCTGGGGCTCGCGGCCGTCCCGATCATGGACGAGCTGGACATCAGCAACAGCACGTACGGCGTGATCTCCAGCTCGTTCTCGATCCTCTTCAGCCTCTCCGGGCTCGTCGTCGGATTCGTCTCGTCGCGCATCTCCAGCCGGGCCCTGCTGTTCACCATGGCCCTGCTGTGGGCGGTGGCCCAACTGCCCGTGCTGGTCGTGGCGGCGGTCCCGACACTGATCGCGGGGCGGGTGCTGCTCGGCGCGGCCGAGGGGCCTGCCGCCTCGATGTCCATGCACGCCCTCTACAAGTGGTTCCCCCTCGACCGGCGCGGGCTGCCGTCGGCACTGCAGATCAGCGGTGCGGCACTCGGCACGCTCATCGCGGCGCCCGTCGTCACCTGGCTCATCACGGCCTTCGGCTGGCGCTCGGCCTTCGCTGCGCTCGCCGTGACCAGCCTGACGTGGAGTCTGATCTGGTGGCGCGTCGGGCACGACGGCCCTTACGGCCAGGCGCGCCCGCGGGGTTCAGGCGGCTCGGGCAGCTCCGGAACGAGCGCGCCGCAGCCGAGCGAACCCCGGCTCCCCTACCGCAAACTCCTGCTCAACGGCACGGTCGTGGGAAGCATCGCGGGCGCTTTCGGCGCCTCGTGGGCGCTGGCCGTCAGCCACGCCTGGCTGCCCGCGTACTTCAGGACCCAGCTCGACATGACGCCGGGCGGCGCGGCGGCGGCCATCAGTGGCATCTCCGCCTTCAGCTTCGTCCTGCTCCTCGCGGTCTCACCGTTCGCCGACGCGCTGAACCGCCGGGGCGTCTCCAGCCGCTGGGCGAACGGCGCGCCGCAGGGGATCGCCGTCGTCGTCGCCGGGCTCGCCATGGCGAGCTTCTCCTTCGTGGGCGACGGCCGGCTCCAAGTCCCGCTCATCGCCGTGGCGTTCGGGGCGAACGCCATCGTCTTCCCCTTGCACTACATGACGACGGCCGCCGTCGTCCCCACCCACCAGCGCGGAGCCCTCTTCGGCATCGTCGCCGCGACGGGGACCCTGCCCGGCCTCGTCGCCCCCTTCCTCACCGGCCACCTGCTCGACACCGCGGGCTCCCAGAGCGCGGGCTACACCGCCTCGTTCCTGCTCTCCGCCGCGGTGATGCTGCTGTCCGGCCTGACGGCACTGGTGTACATACGACCGGAGCGGGACGCCCGGCGGCTGGGCCTGGCGCCCGTCGGGTCCGCTCAGGCCGACGCGCCCGCTCAGGCCGGCGCATCGAAGCCACTCGCCCAGTAG